The sequence AAGTTTCCCATAAAACTTTGGCCCAAATCTCTGCGGTTTCTACCTATTTATTCTAGTTCTAACCACTAGAGCAACAGAGAAcaagtctgctccatcttctaAGTAACAGATGTTTGGAGGCAGCTGCCAACATCTCTTaattttctccaggctaaactggCTCAGTCCTTTCAACCTCTTTTTTTGTCAACGACCTTATTAAAACCTGGTAGCCAGAGCTGGAACTGCCCTGTTTTTTCTCCCAGTGGAACTAAAGCCTGGGCTAAATCTTGGATAGAAAGAGAAAAATCTCAGGTCAGACAAATGTCAAGCACATGCTCTTTAGCCACCTTCTTGCACATGCCCACCAGGGTGGCAAAAAAGTAGACTGGCATCTGTGCCTGTCACCTGCATGGCTATTACTGCATGCTTATTAGAACagcatggagagccagtgtgatgtgtTGTTTAGAGTGTCAGATGAGGACCTGAAGATCAGggttctgccatgaagctcactgtgtgatctTGAGTctgtcactacctctcagcctggcctacctcacagggttactatgaggattaaatgaggagcaggAGAATCAGGCacaccgccttgagctccttgcagatgagatatacagtggtacctcaggctaagtacttaatttgttccggaggtccgtacttaacctgaaactgtccttaacctgaagcaccactttagctaatggggcctcctgctgccgccgcgccaccagaacacaatttttgttctcatcctgaagcaaagttcttaacctgaagcactatttctgggttagcggagtatgtaacctgaaacatatgtaacctgaggcaccactgtacagccttgtgcaaattaattgaaacaaagcatgttttctatcttactcgtaatcctgtactcaaaacaaacacggAAAGTCAGTTGATCACtatggtgtcggaagcctgcagccaatagaagaGAGTTActacagagctggaaaagaggtatcctgacggtactgggatattgcTGCAGGACCTAGCCCTTGTCACTCatcaaaagtggtgaagaaattcgtgacagagcagcaaatacaggtacatacagtggtacctcaggttaagtacttaattcattccggaggtccgttcttaacctgaaactgttcttaacctgaagcaccactttagctaatggggcctcccgctgctgccgtgccgccagaccacaatttctgttctcatcctgaagtaaagttcttaacccaccatttctgggttagcgaagtcttaacctgaagcatatgtaacccgaggtgccactgtacttgattggccagggaattccctggacgtaaatcccattgagaatttgtgggctatatgcctCTGTGCTGTAGGCTGTatgactatggagaagctcattcaggcgctgattcaagtgtggtgcagggatccaaaaatcaacagtgactgttcgaagctagtagactccatgccaaaccgtgttcaaatgctgcttaaaaatagcagaggtcatatccgttactaatgtatgtatatgtgagttatgtatatgtgagttttgtacaataaactacattgtttgtttcaattaatttgcacaagggtgcaaatacaataaataaataaccaggtagggcagggaaggGAGAAGTGGGAaacagggggtggtggtggttttgatATGTATTTGTGATTGTACTGTTTTCTTCATAGTGGgctcagtggcagactttggctcTCAAATTTCTACGGCACCCTGCGCAACATTAAAATTGGGCGCATGCCTCTTGtgctctgttctacagcattgttgtggtggCCCTTGCAGTGCGGTGCCCAGTGCGGCCAAAATGGTcgtgctaccctaaaactgcctctggtgGGTTGGAGGCAACATGGTGCATCTTTGCAACAAAgtaaaagttctctctctctctctgtctttctctggcTTTCCAGGATGCTATGCCTGTGGTGATAGGCTTTGAGGGCAGTGCCAACAAGATTGGAGTGGGGATCGTGCGGGATGGAGAGGTGCTGAGCAACCCTCGGCGAACATATGTCACCCCTCCGGGGCAGGGTGAGTGTAGCCGTTCTGCCACTTGATTCCTCCGCCCTGTGTTCCCTGGGGCGCATGTACCCTGCACTGAAGGAATGTCACATTTTGTGCCTCATCCAAATCCTACACCGAGCCAGAACCCATGCATGAGATGGGAATTGAACaactttgagtgaattgctctttttcttcttcttcttcttttttttttttgccattctGGAATTATATTTTGCATAATTCCAGCTTTCTTTAGTGTTATTAATTCACGTTTTGCTAGTTAGGGGCAGGGCACTATTTGACTGTCTCTCTGGCTTCTGATACCTTGCCAATGCACTTTCAAAGCACAGCTTCTCCATCTTAAGGTTTAGGAACatggctgctgtttttttttttaaaaaaagctgcaaTCTTCAGgatttaaattacagtggtacctcgggttaagtacttaattcattccggaggtccaatcttaacctgaagcaccactttagctaatggggcctcccgctgctgccgtgctgctgccgtgcaatttctgctctcatcctgaagcaaagttcttaacccgaggtactatttctgggttagcggagtctgtaacctgaagcgtctgtaaactgaagcgtatgtaacccgaggtaccactgtatctgctgttGCAGAATCTCAGCGTACACAGAGACAGCCCTGAGTATGCTTCTTCCTTGCCATTCTAAGTTCTACAAACATTTGCGTAATACTTTCTCTTGATACACAATTTGGGTTTTTGGTGGGTGTGCAGAGGAGTGTGGACAGAGAGAAGGGGGGCAATATACACTGAATTTACACAGCCCTCCTTAAGAGATCTGCCTTCAGCTTTCCATGTCTCCCTGTCCTGGTGCCTTTTTCCTTCCTCCACATTCCAGGTTTCTTGCCAAGTGACACAGCGTGTCACCACCGGGCTTGTATCCTTGCCGTGCTGCAGGAGGCCCTGCAGGAGGCTGGGCTGAAGCCACAGGACATCGATGCTGTGGCTTTCACCAAGGGTGAGTCCCTCACATAATTCTTGCTGGGCAGCCGCCATTTTGAATTCCTCAAGGAGACTTACCAGACGGGTGACCTTGAAGACCAGGTTGGAGGTTCCTTCTAATGCATCTCTCTGCATTCAGGAAACAAGAGGCAGCATTGCCACAGTTCAAGGAAACATTTCAGTCAGGCGCAAGCACTTGAGCTGGTGTGGGGCACGGCCAGTGAGGGGGCAGGGCCTGAGCAGAGGTCTGAGGGCCAGAAAtagaagcctggagggccacatatccCACCTTGATATTTTATGATAAGTAGCAGTTTTATGATAATAACACTAATAGTTCTTGGGTGGAAACAATGAAGAGAGTATTGAGGAAAGCACAGTCGCGATTAGGATGTGAGAGAGGCAAATTCCATCTGGTCCTGTTGGCCTTAAACATCTTTTCCCCTCCCTTATCCAGGTCCAGGCATGGGTGCCCCATTGGTGACTGTAGCAGTTGTGGCACGGACGGTGGCCCAGCTGTGGGGGAAGCCTCTGCTGGGGGTGAATCACTGCGTGGGGCACATCGAGATGGGGCGGCTGATAACTGGTGCCCAGAACCCGACTGTGTTGTACGTCAGCGGTGGAAACACGCAGGTaagatcttgttctcacagtggccaaccagatgcctcagggAAGTCCACAAGGAAGACCCAAacacaacagcaactctccccatgtgtgattcccagcagctggtattcagagtttTGTACTTGGGTGCTTCTCGATGAACCCTTTAGCCCTTTTGGGGGGGTGAAATATATATTTCCACAGTTGCCCTTTCCACAGTTCTCCGTCCCGAGTCTTGCTGTGTTTTGAACGCTGCAGCAAAGAGagggcaacctgtggccttccagatgttgttgatgttctccagtttccatcagccagcatggcccgtggtcatggatgatgggagttgtaggcccacaAAGCTATTAACTCGGATGGCTTTGCTCTACTTACATTGTAGGAGGCAGTAtctttctggaaactgcaggcagggagagggctcttgggctcaggtctGGCTTGGGGGTTCCCATCTTGGGCgtctgttcagccactgtgagaagaggatgctgggagaTGAGCACTTGGCCAGGTCCAGAAAGGCTCTTCATAGGTTCTCTCTCCTCTGATAGGGGAGGGAAATTATAGGtgtctcccccccctctcccaaGCTCTTCCCCCTCTTACGGTAATTTATTTCATCTTTTGTATTGGCTGGCTGGCTCCCCATCCCACTGCTTGGAGATTTCAACCCTAGTTCAGCACTTAAGGTGTTACCCCGCAAGCTCTCTGAGTGTGTTTTAGACCTATGGTCTGGAGGTGTCCTGAGCATCATCTCTTTCACCTCTCCACCCCACACTCAGGTTATTGCGTATTCTGAGCACCGATATCGTATATTTGGAGAAACCATCGACATCGCCGTAGGGAACTGCCTGGACCGCTTTGCTCGGGTGTTGAAGGTGAGCAATTGAAAGGAGAGACAACTAGGactgggcgatacctggtttttGACATCGCGATATGTCACCAGCTAAACACCGTGGTATCCTGACACATCACCACGTCTGAAATGAGGATGAAGCTACATAGAGGCACTGACTAGCTTCCCAGTTTTTGCcgcatcatgatttttgcacagcacacacaTATGATTTGCGATATatcgccaggtcaaaaattatgaaaccaatatcactaTATGGTCTTCAAGCCGGTTTtgaacaatatattgatataccgCCCAGCCCTAGAGACAACTacagataaaatggggaagaggagaaactTATTcaccaccagtgtggtgtagtggttaagagcggtggactcgtaatctggtgaactgggttcgcgtctccgctcctccacatgcagctgctgggtgaccttgggccagtcacacttctctgaagtctctcagcctcactcacctcacagagtgtttgttgtgggggaggaagggaaaggagattgttagccgctttgagactcctcagggtagtgataaagtgggatatcaaatccaaacttcttcttcttcttcaagaaaaagtggtatataaatgtaataaataattaaGAGCTGGccagtccccccccctctccaggCCCATAACCTTACCTGCCTGAGACTGAGAGGGGTGGGGATAGAAGCAACGCACAAAACAATGGAGAAATAATTGACTGCTTCTCTCCTCCTGTTTACTTTCCCCTTCTCTATCTCTCCTTCACCTTGGGGACTGATTTTCCTTATGACTTGGAAGGGGGCGGAGAAGGGAACATTAGCTGCCAGAGATGCAGAAAATGGAAGGCGAGAGCCAAGTGATAGCTTCCCTGTTTCTCCTCGTGTGCAATTTCTATCCCTCTCCACCTTTCTCTGACTGTCGCTCAACAGGTGGAACTCTCATTTGGTAGGGCTGCTCTCATGGGATGAGTATCATACATAGCCAAATGGCTCTCCAATGGTCGATCTGGCTGGTTCTGTGTGATGGGAAGGGTGATGGTGCCTTACGAGGCCGTATAGAGTTCTGACAGCTGTGTTGCCTCTCTTGACTTAGATCTCAAATGACCCCAGCCCGGGCTACAACATTGAACAGATGGCCAAGAAGTGagtaatgtaaaaagaaaaaaagacatacACACATTTTGTGCAAACATGTTAAATTTTTCACTAGCTGCATGAGTTGCACTgggtttttttctgtttcattctCAACCCTGCCCCGGCTTCGGAGAAAGTTGTTCAGTAATAGTTTGATCTACACCCAGAATTCGGGAAAAGAAAAGGGACTAGGAATTGCCAATAAATGCAAAAGGAAAAGTGTCCTGTTTGGGGCACATCCCAAATTGGGATTGAGCCCCGATTGCTAGAAGTCCAAACAGGCTTCTTTCAGACTTTCTGAGCTTTCCATAAATGCTATATTCCCCATTTTCAGCCCTTTATATGCAATGTgcgaaatacacacacacacacacacacacacatacacatatacattacataacataacataacagcataacatcacatcacatcacatcacaacataaaacaacataacataatataatataaattttacTAAGCAAAGCTGAGATTACAGATTGCAGGGCAGGGACCTAGACCCTGTTCTGCTGGGGATCGGGACCCCCACAGGGGAAGTAGTCACAATTACCAGCACCTCTTCTAGTCTCTCCAAGTCTAGGCAAGTCAGGTCAGGGCCCAGCAGATCAGGACCCTGAACAGCTCCCAGTGAGCCTCGTTGGCTTAGGTATGGAAGATGCTCTCCCAGCAAAGGTCCTAAGTTACCCTGAGGCTGGCAGAGTCTTCTCTTCCAGTGGCTCTACGTCCCTGGGGAGGACTGCCTGCAACCCTTCAAGGGCCCTGTGGCCAGTTCTGCAGTCTCGTGCACCCACGTGGCTGCAGAGTAGCAAAAGCTACAGCGGGAGTCATTCCCAGAGTCTGAGGAAGACAGGAGAACCACGTCCTCACTTGGGGTGGGGGACACTGCAGAAGAGGATGCTGAAAGTCCTCCAAGTGTGGCAGCTGACGAGACCCTGAAATGGGGGACATGACTCTTGTGCCTTGTTACGGCATCATGTAGAAGGAAAGTGTGATGATTATAAGAACGTTatacttaaaaagcaaaataatgaataacaacaatttaacatAATATAAAATTTATTGTacaggtaaataataataataataacaaatgtgAGTTCACAAGATTATTTGTGGCAGGAAAATCCTGATGATAACCCCACTGTGTATATTTCTCATCAACAAGGTTTTAGGTTGCCCAATGCCTAGCTATATCCTTGGGAAGACTTGTTTTATGTATTaaaaatataacacacacaccacttcttTCCTGTCACAGACAATTGTATAAATTTGTCCCAAGGTGCACGTATTGGGTGCCTTTCCCCACAATTTTAATGAGGCCTAGTGCGTTgtggtgtatttttaaaaaatggacacaAACAAACTGGATTCTAAGGGGACTGGACACCTATAAAACAGCCTTGGGATGTGAGAGGGGGACTTAACACATTCTGCTTCCTACACAGGGGCCAAAAGCTGGTTGAACTCCCCTATACAGTGAAAGGCATGGATGTGTCGTTCTCTGGGATCTTATCACATATAGAGGTAAGGTTAAATCTTGTTATCTTCCATATcacctttctctctgtgtgttggggTTTCTTCTGCCCTTGAATGCTGGATGACAGGCATGGGACTTCTTTCAAACTATAGTCTGACTTCAAGGCAGGAGAATGGGTTGAGCTTGTGCCCGCTTGTAGCTGCACAGCAGCCTTGCCAGGAAAAACGGTGGCAACCCTTCTTcattcccccttctcttcctctccctgtgcAGGAAGTGGCTCATAGGATGCTAGCTGCAAAAGAATGTACTCCGGAGGACCTCTGCTTCTCCCTGCAGGTGAGGAACTAACCAGACCAAGGCCTAGGAAGCGGCTGATATGCCGCCTCTAGGGTTGTCAtatgaacataggaagttgcttgagtcagaccattggtgcatctagctcaacggcctcggtccagtatacctgaaggaacgtctccacccccatcgttctgcccggacattgaggtctagtgctgagggccttctggcggttccctcgctgctagaagccaagttacagggaaccaggcagagggccttctcggtagtggcacctgccctgtggaacgccctcccactgaaggaatgggtttctgtgcagtaagtttaaaactgactcaacccccccccttttgttctttcaaaagagagcacTCTAAAATGCGtaaaacttgagctgttgagcaaaaaaCATAACAAGGACACAGCTGCATAaacaagctctctcctttatcagtcacggcaaGGGATGACCCTGGCTCTCTAGGggaacagagaaaacacgtcagtaccttatcttatgtgctgaccacaaaatacGCGCAGACCGATGTCCGGGAAAACGCCAGAAGCGTGTTCCTGGAGATGATGACCTCTTTCCTCCCAGAtaaggaaggaagatccttttatggtcagaagtacaggaaggaagatccttttatggttaagaataccagagcaagaacatatgtgatgtcaacctacATACATAGGCCAACGTAGTTGGGTTcctaggggaggagggagagggtgcctggaggatatatatactgcatgaaacttctcatttctttggacttgctctGGACTTGATCACACAAGTGCCtccagagagcagaataaactctttctttgaaccaacctcggtgtcatttgacttccttcctcctgtcccggagcaacgcagacccaatcggtgaactccaataaggctacaccaccagatgtcaaagagaaaaacaactaccagacttttagaagacatcttgtttaataggttattgtattttagtgttctgttggaggctgcccagagcaGGTATtgatgctctccagggtttcatgtaGGAGATCTCTctcagccctgtctggagattatgggaactgaacctgggatgttctgatgctctaccgctgagcttgTGGCCCTTTCAAGGCCACCCACTGTTGGGCAAAAGCATTTCTGGTCCATCCTCCTGAGCAGCTGCTTTTCAGTCCTATTTGAGGAGGAACGAGCAACAATGGTGCTTTCTAGACCAACTTAGTGTATCAGCTGCTTCCAGGTCAACCAAGAAAGAGGCAGCAGGCCTCTTTAGAGGTTGCTTAGCAACTATGAAGGGCCTGATTCCTCTCCTTACCCATCAGGGCAGGCAGGAGACGGTGACACACTTTGtgcccagagatggaagagaGTGGGACCAGTGGGTGGGCAAAGGTACCCACTGTGGCAGTGGGAACCTAATTATGATGCCCACATAAATCCAGGGCCTGGGGCTCAACCTGTGGCCTACACGCGAGACTCAAAAATGAATGTCTTCATAATTGttttgtctgttttgttttctctctgcccACCAGGAGACTCTGTTTGCTATGCTGGTGGAGATAACAGAACGGGCCATGGCGCACACAGGCTCTCGTGAGGCACTGATCGTGGGTGGCGTTGGCTGTAGGTGTCACCAAGCAAGTGTGGTGTGAATGGCTGAAGCCGCTGCCCCGTTCGCGTTCTGAATTCTCCTCccacctctccttccccaaaCAAGTCCTCAGAACGATTTGACCTACACAGTGGCTCCATCTGCATCACTCGCCCTTCCCGGTGCTTTCTCATCGTTCCCAATGTATGCTCTCAAAACTGAGCTGGGACCCTCTGTTTTCAGCCTCCGTTGAACGGTGTCACATCTAATTGCTTCCCCACCGTTTCTGTCTTCAAAATCCTTAATTTTCTCACCTGTGTTTCACCCAGCAacaaatgcttctttaaaaactCTGGCTCAGCCCTTTCTAATTTGGAGATTTCCACATATGTGTCTCAACTCAAGTTACCATTCCTGATCCAagatggccgccaacttggatgtctttctttaaaaagaggattaggcaaattcatggaggataaggctatcaatgactactagacACAATAACTATGTTCTTtctccacagccagaggcagtatatgactctaaataccagttgctaggaattacaggtggggagagggctgttggccTGGTCAGTAGACTCTTCTTACGTTCCTCATTTTATACCCACAACTGTTCTGTGGAAACAAAATCCAAACTACCTGTGTCCACCAGGGCAGTGTTCTTTAACCTTGGGTCcacagatgttggtggactacaactcccatcatccttgaccattggctaaactggctgtggatgatgggagttgtagtccaacaagacccAAAGTTGAAGAACACTATCCTGATCTTGAAGAAGGCTAGGTTTGCTATAGACAGCCAAGACTgagacccacccacccacccacctgttaggtcaggcaaaggcaaactctgccctccagatgttttgggactacaactcccatcatccctagctaacaggaccagtggtcagggatgatgggaattgtagtctcaaaacatctggagggtcaagtttgcctatgcctgagttaggTTCTTCCCTCGTTGGAGGTGGGCAGGTGCCGAACATACAAAGGTGCTTTTTCTGGCATGTTGTCGGTTTGCCCTCACTGAGTGCACAGCATACATTCCCTGTGTTCTTCCTCTCCAGGTAATGAGAGGCTGCAGGAGATGATGGGAATCATGTGCAAGGAAAGAGGAGCAAAACTCTTTGCTACGGATGAAAGGTAAGCTTCCACCTGCCTGCTTCCATTCCAAGACCCTCCCAGATTTGGGCTCTCATGAATTTGCGGCagaatggttttccaaagctgtttTTTCCAGATTCATAAACATGGTTAACGCAGAGGGGTAGCTGCGCCCTTTTGTTAAAAAGtattttgcagcaaaagcaaccaaGAATCTCGTGGCATCTTCAACTTCCGGTTGGCGCCAGCGCTAATGGccgcctcccgctgagctccgctcagggaggcttcttcacgagttcgggtctgaccgctacggcgaagcggggacccctaaaatctcaggcgcagaagcctgagagcaaggaggctcggtgggcaccttaagcgcccctctttactgcaaaggagcctttttaaaggctccggagtggcagcggggagcgcggtgctgagagccgctacccagcccgtgaagtgaagccgcgtcgccattgacggagagcgccgacttcttcctgacatttggattacaaattggactaccgtgagtaagactgagcaacaaatttaaaaggaaataattacaaattggctgaaagcggagaaggtaaaaaataaggaagtctgccttctccggactgcatgtaaataaagcatcgaaacaagaagctgcaattgacagaaagtgctttaaaagtgacggactcaggcattggactcagctcccccccttggcaagcaggggcagggggggaagatttatgaactgtcttacctgcatgaaagaggcttagaagggaaaattctgccgttttaaacccttggggaggactgcctgggagtgagctaccgggactgagaactgtcatttgagacttgCTACAAAGTAGGTGTTTTGCTGGATTACAATTAAAGATTTGATCTGACAGAAGTCTggaactttggaaagatacaaTTTGGCTAGTTAGAAGATATTGGACATTTGGTTGCCACTTTTGTTTATCTAGGAAGGGAACTTTTGTTACTTTGTATTGGAAACTCTGAACTGCTCCATCTAGAGGCTGTAGGGAAATAGCTATTACTTCTCATTGCAAGgaacagacttgtggaattttccacctgaaagtgattctcgtgggaaagaccttgggatatgagtggcccaacagaggagAGAACAACAAGGGCCAAAAGTAaagctgaacaaaagagaagaggttcaattgtaccacctgcagctccctccatggatacagtaacaataacaaaggcattagtcaagataaatgaaaccctagaagtgctaacaaagcagagcactgaaaattccaaacagttgaatcaattatcaacaaaattggacttgaatacagagactataaataaattagttcaagagaatgagataactagaaagattgcagaggaggcaaaagtttcggcagaggaagcaaaactttctgcaggaaatacacaggaacagatagtaccagtctgtaaaaagctggaagaacatg comes from Podarcis raffonei isolate rPodRaf1 chromosome 13, rPodRaf1.pri, whole genome shotgun sequence and encodes:
- the OSGEP gene encoding tRNA N6-adenosine threonylcarbamoyltransferase; translated protein: MPVVIGFEGSANKIGVGIVRDGEVLSNPRRTYVTPPGQGFLPSDTACHHRACILAVLQEALQEAGLKPQDIDAVAFTKGPGMGAPLVTVAVVARTVAQLWGKPLLGVNHCVGHIEMGRLITGAQNPTVLYVSGGNTQVIAYSEHRYRIFGETIDIAVGNCLDRFARVLKISNDPSPGYNIEQMAKKGQKLVELPYTVKGMDVSFSGILSHIEEVAHRMLAAKECTPEDLCFSLQETLFAMLVEITERAMAHTGSREALIVGGVGCNERLQEMMGIMCKERGAKLFATDERFCIDNGAMIAQAGWEMFRSGQITALQDSWITQRYRTDEVEVTWRD